A single Vulpes lagopus strain Blue_001 chromosome 3, ASM1834538v1, whole genome shotgun sequence DNA region contains:
- the TYW3 gene encoding tRNA wybutosine-synthesizing protein 3 homolog — protein sequence MAAPRERPGPRSAPSLRGLPGTDRAAEFGRWKAQCLGRADLSRKGSVDEGAAGLVQLLNGREQYFTTSSCAGRIVLLDGGINGFEVQKQNCCWLLVTHKPCVKDDVLAALKKANGDAILKFEPLVLHVQCRQLQDAQILHSVAIDSGFRNSGITVGKRGKTMLAVRSTHGLEVPLSHKGKLMVTEEYIDFLLKVANQKMEENKKRIERFYNCLQHALEKETITNSHAKEKIKDKSNSSYTHKKKRNPEAACGKCITEENAKECENDDDPGMSVTIFPEDY from the exons ATGGCGGCCCCCAGGGAGCGGCCAGGGCCGCGGTCCGCGCCGAGCCTCCGAGGCCTCCCCGGCACGGATCGCGCTGCAGAATTCGGGAGATGGAAGGCGCAGTGCCTGGGCCGAGCGGACCTCAGCCGGAAGGGCAGCGTGGACGAGGGTGCGGCGGGACTCGTGCAGCTGCTGAACGGGCGCGAGCAGTACTTCACCACCAGCTCCTGCGCCGGGCGCATCGTCCTCCTGGACGGG ggTATAAATGGTTTTGAAGTTCAAAAGCAAAACTGTTGCTGGCTACTGGTTACACACAAACCTTGCGTAAAGGATGATGTG ctTGCGGCTCTGAAGAAAGCAAATGGCGATGCCATTTTGAAATTTGAACCGCTTGTTCTTCATGTGCAGTGTCGACAGTTGCAGGATGCACAGATTCTG CATTCAGTGGCAATAGATTCTGGTTTCAGGAACTCTGGCATAACcgtgggaaagagaggaaagactaTGTTG GCTGTCCGGAGCACCCATGGCTTAGAAGTTCCATTAAGCCATAAGGGAAAACTGATGGTGACCGAGGAATATATCGACTTCCTGTTAAAGGTAGCAAATCAAAAGATGGAGGAAAACAAGAAGAGGATTGAAAG GTTTTACAACTGCCTACAACATGCTTTGGAAAAAGAAACTATTACTAACTCACatgcaaaagagaaaatcaaagataaaagtaATTCATCCTATACTCATAAGAAGAAGAGAAACCCAGAAGCAGCATGTGGCAAATGTATTACTGAAGAAAATGCTAAAGAATGTGAAAATGATGATGACCCAGGAATGAGTGTTACCATCTTCCCTGAAGATTACTAA